CGACCACCACCACGGCCGCGGCTTGGCGACGCTCCTCCTCGAGTACCTCGCGGCGGTGGCCCGGGAGCACGGCATCACGACGTTCACGGCGACGACGCTGCCCCAGAACCGCAAGATGCTCGGCGTGTTCAAGCAGGCGGGGTTCACGGTCTCCACCCGCTTCAGCGAAGGCGTCATCGAGGTCCTGCTCGGCATCGAGGAGAGCCGCGAGGCCCTGGCCGCCATCGAGGACCGCGAGCGACGCGCCGAGGCCCGGTCGATCCTGCGGCTGCTGTCGCCCCGCTCGGTCGCCGTCATCGGTGCCGGTCGCCAGCGTGGCGGGCTCGGCCACGAGGCGTTCCGGAACGTCCTGGCCGGGGGCTTCAACGGACCCGCGTACCCCGTCAACGCCTCGGCGCCCTACGTGCTCAGCGTGCGTACCTACCCGACGATCCTCGACATCCCCGACGAGGTCGACCTCGCCGTCGTCGCCGTGCCCGGGCCGGAGGTGCTGGCCGTCGTCGAGCAGTGCGCGGAGAAGGGCGTGAAGGGTCTGGTCGTCATCTCCGCCGGCTTCGCCGAGACCGGGCCCGAGGGCGCGGAGCTCCAGCGGCGGGTCGTCGAGGTGGCGCGGGGGAACGGCATGCGCCTCGTCGGGCCGAACTGCATGGGGGTGGTCAACACCGCGCCCCTCGTGTCGCTGCGCGCCACGTTCGCCCCCATCACGCCGACGCCGGGCGGCCTGGCGTTCCTGTCGCAGTCCGGCACCCTCGGCACCGCCATCGTCGAGAACATGCACGAGCTGGGCCTCGGCCTGTCGAGCTTCCTCTCGCTCGGCAACAAGGCCGACGTCTCGCTGAACGACCTCCTCCAGTTCTGGGAGCAGGACGAGCGCACCGACGCGGTGCTGCTGTACCTCGAGTCGTTCGGCAACCTGAGGAAGTTCACCCGCATCGCCCGCCGCGTGGGGCGCTCCAAGCCGATCGTCAGCGTCACGAGCACCGGCGCCCGCCTCGACACCGCCGGCGAGCTCGACCTGCCGCCCGACGCCACGCTCGACGCGCTGCTCCGCCAGTCCGGCGTCATCCGCGTCTCGACGCTCACCGCGCTGTTCGACGTCACCCGGGTGCTGCTCAGCCAGCCGCTGCCGCGCGGCCCGCGCGTCGCGATCGTGTCGAACTCGAGCGGCCCGGCCCGCCTGGCGGTCGACGCCTGCCGCGGTGCGGGGCTCCAGCCCGCCGTGCTCCAGGAGGAGACGCGCCAGGCGATCCAGGCGGCGGTCCCGATCGCGACCCATGTCGCCAACCCGCTCGACCTCACCCACGCCGCCGGCCCGAGCCACTACGAGTCGACGCTGCGACGGGTGCTCGCCGACCCGGGGGTGGACTCGGTCATCGCGATCTTCGCCCCGCCGCTGCTCGCCCGCACCGACCAGGTCGCGATGTCGATCGCCGCCGCGGCGGACGGGGCCGACAAGCCGGTCCTGGCCGTCGTGCTCGGCGCCGACGCCCGACGTGGGGGAGTGGCCGCGGACCTGCCCGTGCCGCTCTACGGGTTCCCCGAGGAGGCGGCCCGCGCCCTCGGCCGGGTGGCCCAGTACCGCTCGTGGCTCATCGAGCAGGAGGGTCGCATCCCCGAGATCGAGGACGCCGATCCCGAGCTCGCGCACGAGATCGTCGCCCGTGAGCTCGCCACCGAGGCCACGACGGTCCTCGACCACGAGACCGCGATGCAGCTCGTCGCCACCTACGGGATCCGCCTCATCCCGACCCACCTCGTCGACGACGAGGACGCCGCGGTGGCCGCCGCGCACCAGATCGGCCTGCCGGTCGTGCTGAAGGCCACCGGTCTCGAGCGCCTCAGCAAGACCGAGACGGGCGGCCTCGCGGTCGACCTCCACCGCGACGACGAGGTGCGCCAGTCCTACGAGCGGATGGTCGACCACCTCGGCGACGCCATGCGCCCGGCCGTGGTACAGCCCATGGTG
This portion of the Actinomarinicola tropica genome encodes:
- a CDS encoding bifunctional acetate--CoA ligase family protein/GNAT family N-acetyltransferase, which produces MASADDPTVVPPDGYPRQWEADVLLADGATVHVRPIRPDDADRLVAFHNRQSPESIYLRFFSARPRLSPREVERFTHIDYVDRMAFVAVLGDEMIGVARYDREPETPRAEVAFITDDHHHGRGLATLLLEYLAAVAREHGITTFTATTLPQNRKMLGVFKQAGFTVSTRFSEGVIEVLLGIEESREALAAIEDRERRAEARSILRLLSPRSVAVIGAGRQRGGLGHEAFRNVLAGGFNGPAYPVNASAPYVLSVRTYPTILDIPDEVDLAVVAVPGPEVLAVVEQCAEKGVKGLVVISAGFAETGPEGAELQRRVVEVARGNGMRLVGPNCMGVVNTAPLVSLRATFAPITPTPGGLAFLSQSGTLGTAIVENMHELGLGLSSFLSLGNKADVSLNDLLQFWEQDERTDAVLLYLESFGNLRKFTRIARRVGRSKPIVSVTSTGARLDTAGELDLPPDATLDALLRQSGVIRVSTLTALFDVTRVLLSQPLPRGPRVAIVSNSSGPARLAVDACRGAGLQPAVLQEETRQAIQAAVPIATHVANPLDLTHAAGPSHYESTLRRVLADPGVDSVIAIFAPPLLARTDQVAMSIAAAADGADKPVLAVVLGADARRGGVAADLPVPLYGFPEEAARALGRVAQYRSWLIEQEGRIPEIEDADPELAHEIVARELATEATTVLDHETAMQLVATYGIRLIPTHLVDDEDAAVAAAHQIGLPVVLKATGLERLSKTETGGLAVDLHRDDEVRQSYERMVDHLGDAMRPAVVQPMVPTGLDVAIRLVQNAAVGSVISIGVGGVVVDQVGFDSLRFLPLTDVDAATLIDSSRIGALLPDGSPERAHLCELLLRISALAEAVPEVADLRLNPVIVSASGAAVTEVRVRIARWTADEHAVRRIEED